In one window of Zygosaccharomyces rouxii strain CBS732 chromosome E complete sequence DNA:
- the SPT21 gene encoding Spt21p (similar to uniprot|P35209 Saccharomyces cerevisiae YMR179W SPT21 Protein required for normal transcription at several loci including HTA2-HTB2 and HHF2-HHT2 but not required at the other histone loci functionally related to Spt10p): protein MADISKMTLKILYTLDNGSSGTYLARSKTPQQVRVASIPNLNSPNDGEMGMGLRIGAVDLSLVLKEIYLNSPELLNGSMAKMGFDYNLYYKDICEADEPLVSLGLLSQIRQKLNNRRQHQIEEEIEEDDATIVIGRVCSNFQALLKKSYSNASKDGSDTDSVIPETLELKLSLIKVVHPKNARKNVPSMPNFPSKVIRPAKPTKRPTNPTPAPKAGRTQSLPIWNMETKDSNGSVNSIARKIYLADRKTELEQMNEPPHNPLAYQVSALQQDNTVQRTKLDTSVSRRFESLANKKKKPQQQQQHQSKKAPNAKKSHAAPKARRCNTMAAIPTPSDESKSLAKKHEKLGTDAGSLNDVVQEMLAGPDDTLPVVNDDKENFPPPPPPVENSDEAQGGIDLDLLDFSELGEMDWFQNFDPFNSPSLVPAANNGEPVKNTTPRDQNTGNTMTIGDEEVADVEEDPCDKIGVTSDIDRTSPIDTLSMPLMELNQQPHAKLITCQEQLKRLPLIGPKHSSSGNVTGDSKKDNRAGSDTSKQSKSKDDEIDDDQTSIVGSYSTPVQEDRPKKREKSQLVVENSSPIPKRSYADDDDCDEKVPSYKKQRTIPSSPTTMFNYQDEASSQVDDDDENNDLFSSFVNGSRPSNQDEMNDTPATQYQNQSSDNIK from the coding sequence ATGGCAGATATATCTAAAATGACATTAAAGATACTCTACACACTGGATAATGGGTCCAGTGGAACTTATTTGGCCAGGTCCAAGACACCACAACAGGTACGTGTAGCCAGTATACCGAACCTCAACTCCCCCAACGATGGTGAAATGGGTATGGGATTAAGAATTGGAGCTGTTGATTTATCACtagttttgaaagaaatttattTAAATTCGCCGGAGCTACTCAATGGCAGCATGGCAAAAATGGGATTCGATTACAATCTCTACTACAAGGATATATGCGAAGCTGATGAGCCATTGGTCAGTTTGGGTCTGTTGTCTCAAATACGgcagaaattgaataataGAAGACAGCATCAAATtgaggaagaaattgagGAGGACGATGCGACCATAGTGATCGGTAGGGTTTGTTCCAATTTCCAAGCgcttttaaagaaaagttaCAGTAATGCCAGTAAAGATGGTTCTGATACTGATTCAGTTATACCTGAGACTCTGGAATTAAAATTGAGCTTAATCAAAGTTGTTCATCCTAAAAATGCGAGGAAAAATGTACCGTCAATGCcaaattttccatcaaAAGTTATACGGCCTGCTAAGCCAACGAAAAGACCAACAAATCCAACGCCTGCACCCAAGGCTGGAAGAACCCAGTCGCTACCAATTTGGAATATGGAAACCAAGGACTCGAATGGTTCAGTGAATTCCATTGCTCGTAAGATTTACCTGGCTGATAGAAAGACAGAATTGGAACAGATGAACGAACCTCCTCACAATCCATTAGCATACCAAGTGAGTGCACTACAGCAGGATAATACTGTTCAAAGGACAAAATTAGATACTTCAGTGAGCCGTAGATTTGAATCACTTGCcaataagaagaaaaaaccccagcaacagcaacagcacCAATCGAAGAAAGCACCTAATGCAAAGAAATCGCATGCGGCTCCCAAGGCCCGTCGTTGTAATACCATGGCGGCAATCCCTACACCATCCGATGAATCGAAATCATTAGCCAAGAAGCACGAGAAATTGGGAACTGATGCAGGTTCTTTGAACGACGTTGTCCAAGAAATGTTAGCTGGTCCTGATGATACGCTACCAGTAGTAAATGATGATAAGGAAAATTTCCCcccaccaccaccaccggTGGAGAACAGTGATGAAGCGCAGGGAGGCATAGATTTAGACCTGCTAGATTTCTCAGAACTTGGTGAAATGgattggtttcaaaattttgatccatttaattcaccttctttGGTGCCGGCTGCTAATAATGGTGAACCAGTGAAAAATACAACACCCAGGGATCAAAATACTGGTAATACTATGACAATTGGTGATGAGGAAGTCGCTGATGTCGAGGAGGACCCCTGTGATAAAATTGGTGTTACTAGTGACATCGATCGTACTTCCCCCATCGATACTTTATCCATGCCCTTGATGGAATTGAACCAACAACCACATGCTAAGTTAATCACATGCCAGGAACAATTGAAGCGCCTACCGCTAATAGGACCAAAACACAGTAGTAGCGGTAACGTAACGGGTGACAGTAAGAAGGACAACAGGGCTGGGAGTGACACTAGTAAGCAGAGCAAGAGCAAAGACGACGAAATTGATGACGATCAGACATCTATCGTTGGCAGCTATTCCACACCAGTACAAGAGGACCGTCCAAAGAAACGTGAAAAATCTCAACTAGTGGTAGAAAACTCATCACCAATTCCCAAGAGAAGTTACGcggatgatgatgattgTGACGAAAAGGTACCTTCCTATAAGAAGCAACGTACAATTCCATCCTCTCCTACGACAATGTTCAACTATCAAGATGA